A genomic segment from Streptosporangium roseum DSM 43021 encodes:
- a CDS encoding NAD(P)/FAD-dependent oxidoreductase, protein MDPLKALADAERKPYWLDSPAKPEPRPRLFGNTTADLAVVGGGFSGLWTALMAKERDPSLDVVLLEGRRIGWAASGRNGGFAMATLTHGIANGLERWPEEISTLERLGVANLDEIGETVAKYDIDCGYERTGELHVATEPWQLEEMRESVEVARELGIRFDALDQDQVRAEVNSPTYIGGHWERDGCAMVDPARLAWGLRQACLSMGVRIYERTPVRNMKDIGTGMELLTPHGTVKAAKVALGTGVFQPLLRRLKHFLVPVYDYALMTEPLSAAQMASVGWHNRQGVGDSANQFHYYRLTADNRILWGGYDAVYYNGGKIKPEYEQRDETFVKLAEHFSTTFPQLSELRFTHRWGGIIDTCSRFSAFYGQSHGGRLAYAVGYTGMGVGATRFGANVMLDLLNGERTERTELRMVKEKPLPFPPEPVRSAGIQMTRWSIAQADLHQGRRNLWLRTLDRMGLGFDS, encoded by the coding sequence GTGGATCCGCTGAAGGCTCTTGCTGATGCGGAGCGCAAGCCGTACTGGCTCGACAGTCCGGCGAAACCCGAGCCGCGACCGCGGCTCTTCGGAAACACGACCGCCGATCTGGCGGTGGTCGGCGGAGGCTTCTCGGGGCTGTGGACCGCCCTGATGGCCAAGGAACGAGACCCGTCGCTCGACGTGGTCCTGCTTGAGGGACGCAGGATCGGCTGGGCGGCATCCGGCCGCAACGGCGGCTTCGCGATGGCGACGCTCACCCACGGGATCGCCAACGGGCTGGAACGCTGGCCCGAGGAGATCTCCACACTCGAGCGCCTGGGTGTCGCCAACCTCGACGAGATCGGCGAGACCGTCGCCAAGTACGACATCGACTGCGGCTACGAACGCACCGGCGAGCTGCACGTGGCCACCGAGCCCTGGCAGCTTGAGGAGATGCGCGAGAGCGTGGAGGTCGCCCGCGAGCTGGGAATCCGCTTCGACGCCCTCGACCAGGACCAGGTCCGGGCGGAGGTGAACTCGCCCACCTACATCGGTGGACACTGGGAACGCGACGGCTGCGCCATGGTCGATCCCGCCCGGCTGGCATGGGGGCTCCGGCAGGCCTGCCTCTCCATGGGCGTGCGCATCTACGAGCGCACGCCGGTCAGGAACATGAAGGACATCGGGACGGGCATGGAACTGCTCACCCCGCACGGCACCGTCAAAGCGGCCAAGGTCGCCCTCGGCACCGGCGTGTTCCAGCCGCTGCTGCGGCGGCTGAAGCACTTCCTGGTGCCGGTCTACGACTACGCGCTGATGACCGAGCCGCTCTCCGCCGCCCAGATGGCCTCCGTCGGCTGGCACAACCGGCAGGGTGTCGGAGACTCGGCCAACCAGTTCCACTACTACCGGCTGACCGCCGACAACCGCATCCTCTGGGGCGGCTACGACGCGGTCTACTACAACGGTGGCAAGATCAAGCCGGAGTACGAACAGCGCGACGAGACCTTCGTCAAGCTGGCGGAACACTTCTCCACGACGTTCCCGCAGCTCTCCGAGCTCCGCTTCACCCACAGGTGGGGCGGGATCATCGACACCTGCAGCCGGTTCAGCGCCTTCTACGGCCAGTCGCACGGCGGGCGCCTCGCCTACGCCGTCGGCTACACCGGCATGGGCGTCGGCGCGACCCGCTTCGGGGCGAACGTCATGCTCGACCTGCTCAACGGCGAGCGGACCGAGCGGACCGAGCTCCGGATGGTCAAGGAGAAGCCGCTCCCCTTCCCGCCCGAGCCGGTCCGCTCGGCCGGGATCCAGATGACCCGCTGGTCGATCGCCCAGGCCGACCTCCACCAGGGCCGCCGCAACCTCTGGCTGCGCACCCTGGACCGGATGGGCCTCGGGTTCGACTCGTAG
- a CDS encoding ABC transporter permease, whose amino-acid sequence MSTVTTQRATGPAKRVRGRSRLGDRLLKGYVWLIIAWLFLPIAVMVVFGFNDTQSKSNVTWQGFTLKWWGRLGDYPDLTEAVLNSIQIAVLATVITTLLGTLMGLALGRYRFRGQGATNLVMFAAIASPELVMGASLLSLFISSGVQTGFATVVIAHVLFSLSFVAITVRARVIGLDPSIEEAARDLGASTWITFWRVTFPMILPGVVAGALLAFALSIDDFVITQFTSGSTQTFPLWIWGATRIGVPPQVNILGTLIFAVGVAIAVFNTVLSRRRT is encoded by the coding sequence ATGAGCACGGTGACAACACAGCGGGCGACCGGGCCCGCCAAGCGGGTGCGGGGCAGGTCCCGGCTCGGCGACCGGCTGCTCAAGGGCTACGTCTGGCTGATCATCGCCTGGCTCTTCCTGCCGATCGCGGTCATGGTCGTCTTCGGCTTCAACGACACCCAGAGCAAGTCGAACGTGACCTGGCAGGGCTTCACCCTCAAGTGGTGGGGACGGCTGGGCGACTACCCCGACCTGACCGAGGCGGTGCTCAACTCCATCCAGATCGCGGTGCTCGCCACGGTGATCACGACGCTGCTCGGCACGCTCATGGGCCTGGCCCTGGGCCGCTACCGGTTCCGCGGCCAGGGCGCGACCAACCTGGTGATGTTCGCCGCGATCGCCTCGCCGGAGCTGGTCATGGGCGCCTCGCTGCTGTCGCTGTTCATCAGCAGCGGCGTGCAGACCGGTTTCGCGACCGTGGTCATCGCCCACGTGCTGTTCTCCCTGTCGTTCGTGGCCATCACTGTGCGGGCCCGGGTGATCGGGCTGGACCCCTCGATCGAGGAGGCGGCCCGCGACCTGGGCGCGTCCACGTGGATCACGTTCTGGCGGGTGACGTTCCCGATGATCCTGCCCGGCGTCGTCGCGGGCGCGCTGCTGGCCTTCGCGCTCTCCATCGACGACTTCGTGATCACCCAGTTCACCAGCGGTTCCACCCAGACCTTCCCGCTGTGGATCTGGGGCGCCACCCGTATCGGGGTGCCGCCGCAGGTCAACATCCTGGGAACGCTTATATTCGCGGTAGGTGTCGCGATCGCCGTGTTCAACACGGTGCTCTCGCGCCGCCGCACCTAG
- a CDS encoding ABC transporter substrate-binding protein — MHHSHDPAFLRGMTQSRSITRRDAFRLAGLSAAGLALAGCGVQGKKVEPPKVDAVADFWASQKKNDILRFANWPLYIDKDGKRYPSLEMFTADTGIKVTYQEAIQDNTTFFGKVQPLLAANNDIGYDLMVLTNGLQLSKAIALGYLVPLDHSKLPNFAANAAQKVKNPTWDPNNTHTIPWTVGLTGIAYNPKYVDEVTSIQDLWNPKYKGKVGMMLDTQEVANFGMFSLGIDPDKSTEADWRKAGEKLKAQRDAGLVRKYYENDYVDALVRGDVWITMAWSGDIFQQVAEGKDLKFVVPEEGGTIWTDNMCIPKTAQNPLDALMLMDYVYQPKIATMLVEYINYITPVPATKDLILADAAQAKGDDKASLEQIAKSPLIFPSEADMAKLRSYKTLTTAEEKVFESIFQPVTQG, encoded by the coding sequence ATGCACCACTCACATGACCCGGCCTTCCTGCGGGGTATGACGCAGAGCCGCTCGATCACCCGTCGTGACGCCTTCCGCCTGGCCGGGCTGTCCGCGGCGGGCCTGGCCCTCGCCGGCTGCGGCGTCCAGGGCAAGAAGGTGGAGCCGCCCAAGGTGGACGCCGTCGCCGACTTCTGGGCCTCCCAGAAGAAGAACGACATCCTGCGCTTCGCCAACTGGCCGCTCTACATCGACAAGGACGGCAAGAGGTATCCGTCCCTGGAGATGTTCACCGCCGACACCGGCATCAAGGTGACCTACCAGGAAGCCATCCAGGACAACACCACGTTCTTCGGCAAGGTCCAGCCGCTGCTCGCCGCCAACAACGACATCGGCTACGACCTGATGGTCCTGACGAACGGCCTGCAGCTCAGCAAGGCAATCGCCCTGGGCTACCTGGTCCCGCTGGACCACTCCAAGCTGCCGAACTTCGCGGCCAACGCGGCCCAGAAGGTCAAGAACCCGACCTGGGACCCGAACAACACCCACACGATCCCGTGGACCGTCGGCCTGACCGGCATCGCCTACAACCCCAAGTACGTGGACGAGGTCACGAGCATCCAGGACCTCTGGAACCCCAAGTACAAGGGCAAGGTCGGCATGATGCTCGACACCCAGGAGGTGGCCAACTTCGGCATGTTCTCCCTGGGCATCGACCCCGACAAGTCGACCGAGGCCGACTGGCGGAAGGCCGGGGAGAAGCTCAAGGCGCAGCGCGACGCGGGGCTGGTGCGCAAGTACTACGAGAACGACTACGTCGACGCCCTCGTCCGGGGCGACGTGTGGATCACCATGGCCTGGTCGGGTGACATCTTCCAGCAGGTCGCCGAGGGCAAGGACCTCAAGTTCGTGGTGCCCGAGGAGGGCGGCACGATCTGGACCGACAACATGTGCATCCCCAAGACCGCGCAGAACCCGCTGGACGCCCTGATGCTGATGGACTACGTCTACCAGCCCAAGATCGCCACGATGCTGGTCGAGTACATCAACTACATCACCCCGGTGCCCGCCACCAAGGATCTGATCCTCGCCGACGCCGCCCAGGCCAAGGGCGACGACAAGGCCTCGCTGGAGCAGATCGCCAAGAGCCCGCTGATCTTCCCCTCCGAGGCCGACATGGCCAAGCTGCGCTCCTACAAGACGCTGACCACGGCCGAGGAGAAGGTCTTCGAGTCCATCTTCCAACCCGTCACCCAGGGCTGA
- a CDS encoding N-acetylglucosamine kinase, with the protein MYVLGLDVGGTSSRALLLDASGRRIGYGRAPGGNPAAHGTGTAAANIRQALEPALLGVDPAEVVGAVVGMAGVGALDRAVFDRMWASAGLRCVPAVTGDLGVAFAAGTAEPRGTVLIAGTGAIAARIEDGEPVAVSDGLGWLLGDQGSGFWLGREAARAAVRGLSRGESDGLLTRLVAEEIRDSDGRDGPDGRGVQDSRDGHDVRDGRDVQDGRDGRDGRAAGWPPVDGRAEAIRLVVHAQGHSPLELARLAPLVSRAAAAGDPDALKIVATAAGLLCATVAEVRQEGEDTPIVLAGSVLTSEGPVCSAVRDGLGAPTALAGDGAAAAAWLAAKEAFGLDREAAARLHRRILREA; encoded by the coding sequence ATGTACGTTCTCGGACTGGACGTCGGCGGCACCTCCTCGCGCGCGCTCCTGCTCGACGCCTCGGGGCGGCGGATCGGGTACGGCAGGGCTCCCGGCGGCAATCCGGCGGCCCACGGCACCGGCACGGCCGCCGCCAACATCCGGCAAGCGCTGGAGCCCGCCCTCCTCGGGGTGGACCCGGCGGAGGTGGTGGGGGCGGTCGTCGGGATGGCCGGGGTCGGGGCGCTCGACCGGGCCGTCTTCGACCGGATGTGGGCCTCCGCCGGGCTGCGCTGCGTCCCTGCCGTGACGGGCGATCTCGGCGTCGCCTTCGCCGCCGGTACGGCGGAGCCGCGCGGCACCGTGCTCATCGCGGGGACCGGCGCCATCGCCGCCCGCATCGAGGACGGCGAGCCGGTGGCGGTCTCCGACGGGCTCGGCTGGCTGCTCGGGGACCAGGGATCGGGTTTCTGGCTGGGGCGGGAGGCGGCCCGCGCGGCCGTCCGGGGTCTGAGCCGGGGCGAGAGCGACGGCCTGCTGACGCGCCTGGTCGCCGAGGAGATCCGCGACAGCGACGGCCGTGACGGCCCTGACGGCCGCGGTGTCCAGGACAGTCGGGATGGCCACGACGTCCGCGACGGTCGGGACGTCCAGGACGGTCGGGATGGCCGCGATGGTCGCGCGGCCGGATGGCCGCCCGTGGACGGCAGGGCGGAGGCCATCCGGCTCGTGGTCCACGCCCAGGGACACTCCCCGCTGGAGCTGGCGAGGCTGGCGCCGCTGGTGAGCCGGGCCGCCGCCGCGGGCGACCCCGACGCGCTGAAGATCGTGGCGACGGCGGCCGGGCTGCTCTGCGCGACGGTGGCCGAGGTGCGCCAGGAGGGGGAGGACACCCCCATCGTGCTGGCCGGGAGCGTGCTGACCAGCGAGGGGCCGGTGTGCTCCGCCGTACGGGACGGGCTCGGCGCGCCGACGGCCCTGGCCGGCGACGGTGCCGCGGCGGCGGCCTGGCTGGCGGCGAAGGAGGCGTTCGGCCTGGACCGGGAGGCGGCGGCGCGGCTCCACCGGCGGATCCTGCGGGAGGCGTGA
- a CDS encoding ABC transporter permease: MKRLAPYLLILPGGLWLAIFLVVPMVFMASVSTQEGDVVNGFVQTFNFSVYGDALVQYQTQFLRSAGYGLAATVVSVALAYPMAYWIAFKGGPRKSTYLLLVLLPFFVSFVLRTVSWKFLLADDGMLLSPLKSMGLVPGDFHVLQTTVAVIGGLVYNYLPFMILPIYVALERVDPRVVEAAQDLYAARREAFTKVVLPLSLPGVFAGVLMTFVPMTADYVNAGILGGPENTMIGNIIQTEYLVNNDYPTAAALSFTLMAAMLVGIFAYAKALGTENVLEAAAR, translated from the coding sequence ATGAAACGCCTCGCCCCCTACCTGCTCATCCTGCCGGGCGGACTCTGGCTGGCGATCTTCCTGGTGGTGCCGATGGTCTTCATGGCCTCGGTCTCCACCCAGGAGGGCGACGTGGTGAACGGGTTCGTCCAGACGTTCAACTTCTCGGTGTACGGCGACGCCCTGGTCCAGTACCAGACGCAGTTCCTGCGGTCGGCCGGCTACGGCCTGGCCGCGACGGTCGTCTCCGTCGCGCTGGCCTACCCGATGGCCTACTGGATCGCCTTCAAGGGCGGCCCCCGCAAGTCCACCTACCTGCTGCTGGTGCTGCTGCCGTTCTTCGTCTCGTTCGTGCTGCGCACGGTGTCGTGGAAGTTCCTGCTGGCCGACGACGGCATGCTGCTGTCCCCGCTGAAGTCGATGGGCCTGGTGCCCGGTGACTTCCACGTGCTGCAGACGACGGTGGCGGTGATCGGCGGCCTGGTCTACAACTACCTGCCGTTCATGATCCTGCCGATCTACGTGGCCCTGGAGCGGGTGGACCCCCGGGTGGTCGAGGCCGCCCAGGACCTGTACGCGGCCAGGCGCGAGGCGTTCACCAAGGTCGTGCTGCCGCTCTCGCTGCCGGGCGTGTTCGCCGGGGTGCTGATGACGTTCGTCCCGATGACGGCCGACTACGTCAACGCCGGCATCCTCGGTGGCCCGGAGAACACGATGATCGGCAACATCATCCAGACCGAGTATCTCGTCAACAACGACTACCCGACCGCCGCCGCGCTGTCGTTCACGCTGATGGCGGCGATGCTGGTCGGCATCTTCGCCTACGCCAAGGCGCTCGGCACCGAGAACGTGCTGGAGGCGGCGGCCCGATGA
- a CDS encoding alpha/beta hydrolase: MIERVEFDVDGVRLVGDLRVPATAGPHPALVLTGPFTGTRDQVTGLYAARLAEAGYVTLAFDHRNWGESGGTPRCHEDAQGKLHDLRAAVSLLRSRPEADGGRIGAVGICLGAGYALRFAAFDPRVKAFAGIAGAYNNPYGMRAGMSPGGYQDALASFTEALERQDRGGEVAYLPAVAAEGEAAMPGDEPFAYYGTERGASAHWRNEVTRASVRELITVDNMTGADFLSPKPGLIVHGVVDRFCSPEGAEEAYKRMDGPKKIVWLDARLHIDLYDTEPHVTQAVEATAAFFGEHL; encoded by the coding sequence GTGATCGAGAGAGTCGAGTTCGACGTCGACGGGGTCAGGCTCGTCGGCGACCTGCGGGTGCCGGCCACGGCGGGCCCGCATCCGGCGCTGGTCCTCACCGGGCCGTTCACCGGCACGCGGGACCAGGTCACCGGGCTGTACGCGGCCAGGCTCGCCGAGGCGGGATACGTGACGCTGGCCTTCGACCATCGCAACTGGGGCGAGTCGGGCGGGACGCCGCGCTGCCACGAGGACGCGCAGGGCAAGCTGCACGACCTGCGGGCCGCGGTCTCGCTGCTCCGCTCCCGGCCCGAGGCCGACGGCGGCAGGATCGGCGCGGTCGGCATCTGCCTGGGCGCCGGCTACGCGCTCAGGTTCGCCGCGTTCGACCCCCGGGTGAAGGCCTTCGCCGGCATCGCCGGGGCCTACAACAACCCCTACGGCATGCGGGCCGGCATGTCGCCCGGCGGCTACCAGGACGCGCTGGCCTCCTTCACCGAGGCGCTGGAGCGTCAGGACCGGGGCGGCGAGGTCGCGTATCTGCCCGCCGTGGCAGCCGAGGGGGAGGCCGCGATGCCGGGCGACGAGCCGTTCGCCTACTACGGCACCGAGCGCGGCGCCTCGGCACACTGGCGCAACGAGGTCACCAGGGCCTCCGTCCGAGAGCTGATCACCGTGGACAACATGACCGGAGCGGACTTCCTGTCCCCCAAACCCGGCCTGATCGTGCACGGCGTGGTAGACCGGTTCTGCTCCCCGGAGGGCGCCGAGGAGGCGTACAAGCGGATGGACGGCCCCAAGAAGATCGTCTGGCTGGACGCCCGGCTCCACATCGACCTCTACGACACCGAGCCCCACGTCACCCAGGCCGTCGAGGCCACGGCGGCGTTCTTCGGCGAGCACCTGTGA
- a CDS encoding ABC transporter ATP-binding protein — MTDIQAGTEAAAAASTSAQVPAIELDGVVKEYLAHGEVVQAVKGVTLTITEGEFFSLLGPSGCGKTTTMRMIAGFEDPSRGTVRLHGQDVTNVPPNKRDVNMVFQSYALFPHMNVWENVAFGLRRKKIGEAEIKRRVGEMLEIVALTGREKRRPREMSGGQQQRVALARALVNKPRALLLDEPLGALDLKLRQAMQIELKRIQREVGITFVYVTHDQSEALTMSDRIAVMNDGLVEQLASPREIYESPSTAFVAGFIGTSNLLSGTVDRIVSGSAVLRLGQEGRVLVAGDGFQVADPVAVTVRPEKITISTEEPAGDLSVVPGIVSEVVYLGLYNSYAVSLADGAEVTVFQQNALDSTSTAERGDAVWLSWQPRHSYAIGS, encoded by the coding sequence ATGACCGATATCCAGGCGGGTACGGAGGCGGCCGCCGCCGCCTCCACCTCCGCCCAGGTGCCCGCCATCGAGCTCGACGGAGTCGTCAAGGAGTACCTCGCCCACGGAGAAGTCGTCCAGGCGGTAAAGGGAGTGACCCTGACGATCACCGAGGGCGAGTTCTTCTCGCTCCTCGGGCCCTCCGGATGCGGCAAGACCACCACGATGCGCATGATCGCCGGGTTCGAGGATCCGTCGCGCGGCACGGTGCGGCTGCACGGCCAGGACGTGACCAACGTCCCTCCCAACAAGCGCGACGTGAACATGGTGTTCCAGTCCTACGCGCTGTTCCCGCACATGAACGTCTGGGAGAACGTCGCCTTCGGCCTCAGGCGCAAGAAGATCGGCGAGGCCGAGATCAAGCGGCGCGTCGGCGAGATGCTGGAGATCGTGGCCCTCACCGGCCGCGAGAAGCGCCGCCCCCGGGAGATGTCCGGCGGCCAGCAGCAGCGGGTCGCCCTGGCCCGCGCCCTCGTCAACAAGCCCCGCGCGCTCCTGCTGGACGAGCCCCTGGGCGCCCTGGACCTCAAGCTCCGCCAGGCCATGCAGATCGAGCTCAAGCGGATCCAGCGCGAGGTCGGCATCACGTTCGTCTACGTCACGCACGACCAGAGCGAGGCGCTCACCATGAGCGACCGCATCGCCGTCATGAACGACGGCCTGGTCGAGCAGCTCGCCTCGCCCCGCGAGATCTACGAGAGCCCGTCCACCGCGTTCGTGGCGGGCTTCATCGGCACCTCCAACCTCCTCAGCGGCACCGTGGACCGGATCGTCTCCGGCTCCGCCGTACTGAGGCTGGGGCAGGAGGGCCGGGTCCTGGTGGCGGGGGACGGTTTCCAGGTCGCCGATCCGGTCGCGGTCACCGTGCGCCCCGAGAAGATCACCATCTCCACGGAGGAGCCGGCGGGCGACCTCAGCGTCGTGCCGGGCATCGTGTCCGAAGTGGTCTACTTGGGCCTTTACAACAGTTACGCGGTGAGCCTGGCAGATGGTGCCGAGGTCACCGTGTTCCAGCAGAACGCGCTTGACAGCACGAGTACGGCAGAACGCGGTGACGCCGTCTGGTTGTCGTGGCAGCCGCGCCACTCGTACGCGATCGGAAGTTGA
- a CDS encoding DUF418 domain-containing protein, giving the protein MTTRRIDVLDVLRGVAIMGTLGTNIWIFTSPAGPEGLLDALGRTGTVETFLRFLANGKFLALLTLLFGVGLELQYRSAARRGAPWPGWYLWRAGLLFLEGLIHYVLIFEFDVLMGYALTSIIVAYLIGRSDRAVRAWMITVGSVFAVLVGLVTLALAYGRAGMAPPAAAPSTLFSEGSYLDQVAARIELVGVYRIEAVFIVPMGIVLFLLGSRLMRAGVFEESGRGAALRRKLMVIGFGVGAPLNLLTSFAGETWFLVDRYLLPPLVALGLLALVTTLVHRMAGAPGLLRRGLTNVGRTALSCYVFQNLAAAALCYGWGLGLAAEFDELRPWWVVAAWAGVCALFMALSTLWLRRFERGPLELVWQWAYTAPQSHLRTNDKVMDNSIKR; this is encoded by the coding sequence GTGACGACGCGACGTATCGACGTGCTGGACGTGCTCAGAGGTGTCGCCATCATGGGCACGCTGGGCACCAACATCTGGATCTTCACCAGTCCCGCCGGCCCCGAGGGCCTGCTGGACGCGCTGGGCCGGACCGGGACCGTGGAGACCTTCCTCCGCTTCCTGGCCAACGGCAAGTTCCTGGCCCTGCTCACCCTGCTGTTCGGGGTCGGGCTGGAGCTGCAGTACCGCTCGGCCGCGCGCCGGGGCGCGCCCTGGCCCGGCTGGTACCTGTGGCGGGCGGGACTGCTGTTCCTCGAAGGACTGATCCACTATGTGCTGATCTTCGAGTTCGACGTGCTCATGGGCTACGCGCTGACCTCGATCATCGTGGCGTACCTGATCGGCCGGAGCGACCGGGCGGTCAGGGCCTGGATGATCACCGTGGGCTCGGTGTTCGCGGTGCTGGTCGGACTGGTCACCCTCGCCCTGGCCTACGGCCGGGCCGGCATGGCCCCGCCGGCCGCGGCGCCGTCCACGCTGTTCTCCGAGGGCTCCTACCTCGACCAGGTCGCCGCCCGGATCGAGCTGGTCGGCGTCTACCGGATCGAGGCCGTGTTCATCGTCCCGATGGGGATCGTGCTGTTCCTGCTGGGCTCGCGGCTGATGCGCGCCGGGGTGTTCGAGGAGTCCGGGCGGGGCGCCGCCCTCCGCCGGAAGCTCATGGTCATCGGGTTCGGCGTGGGCGCCCCGCTCAACCTGCTGACCTCCTTCGCCGGGGAGACCTGGTTCCTGGTCGACCGCTACCTGCTGCCCCCGCTGGTGGCGCTGGGCCTGCTCGCCCTGGTCACGACGCTCGTGCATCGGATGGCCGGTGCTCCCGGCCTGCTGCGGCGGGGCCTGACCAACGTCGGACGCACCGCGCTGAGCTGCTACGTCTTCCAGAACCTGGCCGCCGCGGCGCTCTGCTACGGCTGGGGGCTGGGGCTGGCCGCGGAGTTCGACGAGCTGCGGCCGTGGTGGGTGGTCGCCGCCTGGGCGGGTGTCTGCGCCCTGTTCATGGCGCTGTCCACGCTGTGGCTGCGCCGTTTCGAGCGGGGGCCGCTTGAGCTGGTCTGGCAGTGGGCCTATACGGCACCCCAATCCCATCTGCGGACAAATGATAAAGTAATGGACAATTCCATCAAGCGTTAG
- a CDS encoding gamma-aminobutyraldehyde dehydrogenase, whose translation MTTPVENHEPTRLRNYINGEFVDAKSGRFSDVIDPCTGEAYLQAPISGPEDVDEAYAAAAAAFESWSQLTPGERANLLLKVADAVDARAEELNEAECLNTGKPRARMAEDETPVAADHFRFFAGAARTLEGPTSGEFLADHTSVIRHEPIGVVGQVTPWNYPMMMAVWKIAPALAAGNTIVLKPSDTTPVSTVKLAEILGEILPKGVFNVVVGDRETGALVVGHPTAQMVAITGSVGAGMAVAKSAAEDLKRVHLELGGKAPVVVFDDVKDLKAAAEAIATAGLYNGGQDCTAACRVLVHEDVHDEFVAALTEAAAGTVTGDLSNEDALYGPLNNAGQLARVAAFFDRVPGHAKVLTGGHQVGDKGYFFAPTIVDGLQQDDEMVQNEVFGPVITVQTFSDEADAVAKANGVRYGLSSSVWTSDHGRAMRMSKRLDFGVVWVNTHIPFVSEMPHGGFKHSGYGKDLSVFGLHDYLRVKHVMHYIGE comes from the coding sequence TTGACCACCCCGGTTGAGAACCATGAGCCCACCCGTCTGCGCAACTACATCAATGGTGAGTTCGTGGACGCCAAGAGCGGCCGATTCTCCGATGTCATCGACCCCTGCACCGGAGAGGCCTACCTTCAGGCGCCGATCTCCGGTCCGGAGGACGTCGACGAAGCCTACGCCGCCGCAGCCGCCGCCTTCGAGTCGTGGAGTCAGCTCACCCCGGGTGAGCGGGCCAACCTGCTGCTCAAGGTGGCCGACGCCGTCGACGCCCGCGCCGAGGAGCTGAACGAGGCCGAGTGCCTCAACACCGGCAAGCCGCGTGCCCGCATGGCCGAGGACGAGACTCCGGTGGCCGCCGACCACTTCCGCTTCTTCGCGGGCGCGGCGCGCACCCTGGAGGGCCCGACGTCGGGCGAGTTCCTCGCCGACCACACCTCCGTCATCCGGCACGAGCCGATCGGCGTCGTGGGCCAGGTCACGCCCTGGAACTACCCGATGATGATGGCGGTCTGGAAGATCGCCCCCGCGCTCGCCGCGGGCAACACCATCGTGCTCAAGCCCTCCGACACCACCCCGGTCTCCACGGTCAAGCTGGCCGAGATCCTCGGGGAGATCCTGCCGAAGGGCGTCTTCAACGTCGTCGTCGGCGACCGCGAGACCGGCGCCCTCGTCGTCGGCCACCCGACCGCGCAGATGGTCGCGATCACCGGTTCGGTCGGTGCGGGCATGGCCGTGGCCAAGTCCGCGGCCGAGGACCTCAAGCGGGTCCACCTGGAGCTCGGCGGCAAGGCCCCCGTCGTCGTCTTCGACGACGTCAAGGACCTCAAGGCCGCCGCCGAGGCCATCGCCACGGCCGGTCTCTACAACGGCGGCCAGGACTGCACCGCGGCCTGCCGCGTGCTGGTCCACGAGGACGTCCACGACGAGTTCGTGGCCGCGCTCACCGAGGCGGCCGCGGGCACCGTGACCGGCGACCTGTCCAACGAGGACGCCCTCTACGGCCCGCTCAACAACGCCGGCCAGCTCGCCCGCGTCGCGGCCTTCTTCGACCGGGTCCCCGGCCACGCCAAGGTCCTGACCGGCGGTCACCAGGTCGGCGACAAGGGCTACTTCTTCGCTCCCACCATCGTCGACGGCCTCCAGCAGGACGACGAGATGGTGCAGAACGAGGTCTTCGGGCCCGTCATCACCGTCCAGACCTTCTCCGACGAGGCCGACGCGGTGGCCAAGGCCAACGGCGTCAGGTACGGCCTGTCGAGCTCGGTGTGGACCTCCGACCACGGCCGGGCCATGCGGATGTCGAAGCGTCTCGACTTTGGCGTCGTATGGGTCAACACTCATATCCCGTTTGTCTCAGAGATGCCTCACGGTGGCTTCAAGCACTCCGGATACGGCAAGGACCTTTCCGTCTTCGGGTTGCACGATTACCTCCGCGTTAAGCATGTAATGCACTACATCGGCGAATAG